One stretch of Ornithinimicrobium ciconiae DNA includes these proteins:
- a CDS encoding DUF5995 family protein, with protein MVESLMGLLDALDSVRKVLRLPPRSRARQAPPPRQLPTVAAVVAALRTIDTELDHHDGVWQFNRMYLQVTELVDERIREGYFANAAFMERLDIVFAHLYLDTVQADAEGRHIAECWEPVFDQRDQPLVPIQFAVAGMNAHINHDLGVAVVATCQQLGLSPSSPGVHADYVKVTGLLAEVHEQVRQRFLNGVVLSVDRELSPLLTLMGSWSIARAREAAWTNSEVLWELRDSPVLRDSFQLSLCRAVGLAGRTLLVRVAAPI; from the coding sequence GTGGTCGAATCACTCATGGGACTCCTCGACGCCCTGGACAGCGTGCGCAAGGTTCTCCGGCTGCCACCGCGCAGCAGAGCACGTCAGGCACCACCACCACGCCAGCTCCCCACCGTGGCCGCCGTGGTGGCGGCACTGCGCACGATCGATACCGAGCTCGATCACCACGACGGTGTCTGGCAGTTCAACCGGATGTATCTGCAGGTCACCGAACTGGTCGATGAGCGGATCCGGGAAGGCTACTTTGCCAACGCCGCCTTCATGGAACGGCTGGACATCGTTTTTGCCCACCTCTATCTGGACACCGTGCAGGCCGACGCCGAGGGACGGCACATCGCCGAGTGCTGGGAGCCAGTCTTCGACCAGCGTGACCAACCGCTGGTGCCCATTCAGTTCGCGGTGGCCGGCATGAACGCTCACATCAACCACGACCTCGGGGTGGCCGTGGTGGCCACCTGCCAGCAGTTGGGCCTGAGCCCGTCCAGCCCAGGAGTGCACGCGGACTACGTCAAGGTCACGGGGCTGCTGGCGGAGGTGCATGAGCAGGTGCGCCAACGCTTTCTCAACGGTGTGGTGCTCTCGGTGGACCGCGAGCTGTCCCCGCTGCTCACGCTCATGGGCTCCTGGAGCATCGCCCGGGCCCGCGAGGCCGCTTGGACCAACAGCGAGGTTCTGTGGGAGCTGCGCGACTCACCGGTGCTCCGGGACAGCTTCCAACTCAGTCTGTGCCGAGCCGTCGGCCTTGCCGGACGCACCCTGTTGGTGCGGGTGGCCGCGCCGATCTGA
- a CDS encoding GNAT family N-acetyltransferase, translating into MGTVDLARLSAAEAVARADHLAHIYGSAQGAAAEPASGWAAHLVTSVQEYAGATVRVALSGPAVGPPGRAAREIVGFLHGYDLQLQHWWPQQVEPALRARGHGFWLEDAFELVELDVLPQAQGRGIGTALLTAQLAEMHQRRMLLATDPAGRARVLYRRLGFVDLVPDFVYEGTAYGAALMGWDRHA; encoded by the coding sequence GTGGGCACTGTCGATCTGGCGCGCCTGAGCGCCGCCGAGGCCGTGGCCCGTGCCGACCACCTCGCGCACATCTATGGGTCGGCCCAGGGCGCAGCCGCGGAGCCGGCCAGCGGGTGGGCGGCCCACCTGGTCACTAGCGTGCAGGAGTATGCCGGGGCGACGGTCCGCGTCGCGCTGTCCGGCCCTGCCGTGGGGCCACCCGGTAGGGCTGCTCGTGAGATCGTGGGCTTCCTGCACGGCTATGACCTGCAGCTACAGCACTGGTGGCCACAGCAGGTCGAGCCCGCCCTGCGAGCGCGCGGGCACGGGTTCTGGCTCGAGGACGCCTTCGAGCTGGTCGAACTCGACGTCCTCCCGCAGGCGCAGGGACGGGGGATCGGCACCGCCCTGCTCACCGCGCAACTGGCCGAGATGCACCAGCGCCGGATGCTGCTGGCCACGGATCCTGCAGGCCGGGCGCGCGTGCTCTACCGACGCCTCGGCTTCGTCGATCTGGTGCCCGACTTCGTCTATGAGGGCACGGCCTACGGTGCCGCGCTGATGGGCTGGGACCGGCACGCCTGA
- the mobA gene encoding molybdenum cofactor guanylyltransferase has translation MAGSPTPHPIPEHDLIVLAGGGGSRLGGVDKAALTVGGRSLLDRVLEAAEAARRTVVVGAVRTPPGVLQTLEDPPAGGPVAGIAAGVAALAVATGAARSTAAAPWTLVIAVDQPTAAEAAPDLLTAAGVAWPQIDLVCPHDASGHPQWLLAAYRTASLRRALVPFGSGHGVSVRRLVAGLTIGDVDTGHQGDIDTWEDHAAWQERLSTPPDHRV, from the coding sequence ATGGCTGGCAGTCCCACGCCCCACCCCATCCCGGAGCACGACCTCATCGTGCTGGCCGGGGGAGGGGGCTCGCGCCTCGGCGGAGTGGACAAGGCCGCGCTCACGGTCGGTGGCCGCTCCCTGCTGGATCGAGTCCTGGAGGCAGCCGAGGCCGCACGACGCACCGTCGTCGTCGGGGCGGTCCGCACACCCCCGGGTGTGCTGCAGACCCTGGAGGATCCACCGGCCGGGGGCCCGGTCGCAGGCATCGCCGCCGGCGTGGCAGCCCTCGCAGTCGCAACGGGAGCCGCCCGGTCCACCGCTGCTGCTCCCTGGACCCTGGTGATCGCCGTCGACCAGCCCACCGCGGCCGAGGCCGCCCCGGACCTGTTGACCGCCGCGGGCGTTGCCTGGCCACAGATTGACCTGGTCTGCCCCCACGATGCCAGTGGCCACCCGCAGTGGCTCCTGGCGGCATACCGCACGGCGTCGCTGCGACGGGCGCTCGTTCCGTTCGGGTCGGGGCACGGTGTCTCGGTGCGCCGGCTCGTGGCCGGGCTGACCATCGGTGACGTCGACACGGGCCACCAGGGCGACATCGACACCTGGGAGGACCACGCGGCCTGGCAGGAGCGGCTCTCGACACCTCCCGACCACCGGGTGTGA
- a CDS encoding MoaD/ThiS family protein: MATVRYFAAAAEAAGTEQEQVIAADLGTLVTDLVERHGAVLADVLRRSSLLHEGRYVSDHSTTLSADAVVDVLPPFAGG; the protein is encoded by the coding sequence ATGGCAACCGTTCGCTACTTCGCCGCAGCTGCAGAGGCAGCCGGGACGGAGCAGGAGCAGGTGATCGCTGCCGACCTCGGCACGCTGGTCACCGATCTCGTGGAGCGGCACGGCGCCGTCCTGGCAGACGTGCTGCGCCGCAGCTCGCTGCTGCACGAGGGCCGCTACGTCTCGGACCACAGCACCACGTTGAGCGCGGACGCCGTGGTCGACGTGCTGCCGCCCTTTGCCGGCGGCTGA